One stretch of Rhizobium rhizoryzae DNA includes these proteins:
- a CDS encoding glutathione S-transferase family protein, translating into MASLTLYTNPMSRGRIARWMLEEIGTSYDVVVMNYGPEMKADAYRAINPMGKVPALKHGDAVVTECAAICAYLADAFPEARLAPPTDQRADYYRWLFFAAGPLEAAITNQSLGFVVPSERQGSVGYGSYDAVLNALEAHLAQREYIAGSSFSAADVYVGSHLMWGLQFGTIEKRGVFESYVDRLAPRAAHVRATELDDALISR; encoded by the coding sequence GTGGCGTCGCTTACACTGTATACCAATCCCATGTCGCGCGGACGCATTGCGCGCTGGATGCTGGAGGAAATCGGCACGTCGTACGACGTGGTTGTCATGAATTATGGGCCGGAGATGAAGGCGGATGCGTATCGCGCAATCAACCCAATGGGCAAAGTTCCGGCGTTGAAGCATGGGGATGCGGTGGTTACGGAATGTGCCGCAATATGTGCCTATCTCGCCGATGCCTTTCCCGAAGCGAGGCTTGCGCCGCCCACTGACCAGCGAGCCGACTATTATCGCTGGCTGTTCTTTGCAGCCGGGCCGCTGGAAGCAGCAATCACCAACCAGAGCCTTGGATTTGTCGTCCCAAGCGAGCGACAGGGCTCTGTTGGCTACGGTTCCTATGATGCGGTTCTCAACGCCTTGGAGGCGCATCTTGCACAACGCGAATACATTGCAGGCTCGAGTTTCTCAGCGGCCGATGTTTATGTCGGTTCTCACCTCATGTGGGGGCTTCAGTTTGGCACGATTGAAAAGCGAGGCGTCTTCGAGAGTTACGTCGACCGCCTTGCCCCAAGAGCCGCACATGTTCGGGCGACCGAACTCGATGATGCACTGATCTCCCGATAG
- the trmFO gene encoding methylenetetrahydrofolate--tRNA-(uracil(54)-C(5))-methyltransferase (FADH(2)-oxidizing) TrmFO produces MTKSTHSPVHVVGGGLAGSEASWQLAQAGVPVILHEMRGVRGTDAHKGDGLAELVCSNSFRSDDATANAVGVIHAEMRLAGSLIMACADKHQVPAGGALAVDRDGFSDAVTKAIEEHPLITVVREEVAGLPPADWGLTIFATGPLTSASLASAIQAETGKDSLAFFDAIAPIVHRDSIDMDICWYQSRYDKVGPGGNGKDYINCPLDKEQYDAFVDALIAGDTVGFKEWEGTPYFDGCLPIEVMAERGRETLRHGPMKPMGLTNAHNPTVKAYAVVQLRQDNALGTLYNMVGFQTKLKYGAQAEIFRMIPGLQNAEFARLGGLHRNTYIHSPTLLDYTLRLKSRPTLRFAGQITGCEGYVESAAIGLLAGRFAAAERTGHEISTPPATTALGSLLNHITGGHLVSEDEPGKRSFQPMNINFGLFPELEPGSIVKPEGVKRFRGKDKTIMKRQLMARRALQDCAHWLGVNLPASDRARVEVSVEA; encoded by the coding sequence ATGACAAAAAGCACTCATTCTCCTGTTCATGTGGTTGGCGGCGGGCTGGCCGGATCTGAAGCTTCGTGGCAACTGGCGCAGGCTGGTGTGCCCGTCATCCTGCATGAAATGCGCGGTGTGCGTGGAACCGACGCTCACAAGGGCGATGGACTGGCAGAACTTGTCTGCTCCAACTCATTCCGTTCGGACGACGCAACCGCCAATGCGGTAGGGGTTATTCATGCCGAAATGCGTCTGGCGGGCAGCCTCATCATGGCCTGCGCCGACAAGCATCAGGTTCCCGCCGGTGGCGCCCTGGCCGTGGATCGCGACGGATTTTCTGACGCCGTAACAAAGGCAATTGAGGAACATCCACTGATCACGGTGGTGCGTGAAGAGGTTGCAGGTCTGCCGCCTGCGGACTGGGGCCTCACGATCTTCGCGACCGGACCACTCACGTCGGCGTCGCTTGCCTCCGCAATCCAGGCTGAAACCGGCAAGGATTCGCTGGCCTTCTTTGATGCGATCGCCCCGATCGTTCATCGTGATTCCATCGATATGGATATCTGCTGGTATCAGTCCCGCTACGACAAGGTGGGGCCCGGCGGCAATGGCAAGGACTACATCAACTGCCCCTTGGACAAAGAGCAGTATGATGCGTTTGTGGACGCCTTGATTGCGGGCGATACGGTCGGCTTCAAGGAATGGGAAGGCACCCCCTATTTCGACGGCTGCCTGCCCATTGAGGTGATGGCAGAGCGAGGCCGCGAGACACTGCGTCACGGCCCGATGAAGCCCATGGGTCTGACCAATGCACATAATCCAACAGTGAAGGCCTACGCCGTCGTACAGCTTCGGCAGGACAATGCACTGGGCACGCTCTACAACATGGTCGGCTTCCAGACGAAGCTGAAATATGGTGCTCAGGCCGAGATCTTCCGCATGATTCCCGGCCTCCAGAACGCGGAGTTCGCCCGCCTTGGCGGCTTGCACCGAAACACATATATCCACTCGCCAACATTGCTGGATTATACGTTGAGGCTGAAGAGCAGGCCGACACTGCGGTTTGCGGGCCAGATAACAGGCTGCGAAGGCTATGTTGAGAGTGCGGCAATTGGTTTGCTTGCCGGCCGCTTCGCAGCAGCGGAGCGCACAGGTCACGAGATCTCGACGCCGCCTGCTACGACGGCTCTGGGCTCGTTGTTGAACCACATCACCGGAGGTCACCTCGTCTCCGAGGATGAGCCCGGCAAGCGCTCTTTCCAGCCGATGAACATCAATTTCGGTCTGTTTCCCGAGCTCGAGCCCGGATCGATTGTCAAACCGGAAGGCGTGAAGCGCTTCAGGGGCAAAGACAAGACGATCATGAAACGACAGTTGATGGCGCGGCGTGCGCTTCAGGACTGCGCGCACTGGCTCGGCGTCAATCTCCCGGCGTCAGATCGTGCTAGAGTCGAGGTTTCCGTCGAAGCTTGA
- a CDS encoding phytoene/squalene synthase family protein produces MSDPLEICLTSLRDTDRDRYLACLLSPTEKRGFLAALYAFNAETARIRELTKQPLAGEIRLQWWRDLLEGDAKGDAAANPVASGLLKAIEVFDLPRQPLLNMLDARIFDLYDDPMPDRSSLEGYAGETASALLQLAAMILDREAATGISEIAGHAGVAQAISGILLLMPIHRRRGQVYLPQDILRATGLDRDMLLQAEGGGKLDNAIRAFVALGHEHLDKARSAGAIPKNLMPAFLPVSIVPSILAQADRKAGSVLTDFSPSPQWLRQIRMLRGLIRNRI; encoded by the coding sequence ATGAGCGATCCGCTGGAAATCTGCCTCACCAGTTTGCGCGATACCGATCGGGATCGATATCTGGCTTGTCTTCTGTCGCCCACAGAGAAGCGCGGTTTTCTCGCCGCCCTCTATGCCTTCAATGCGGAAACCGCGCGTATCCGCGAGCTTACAAAGCAGCCGCTGGCGGGCGAAATTCGACTGCAATGGTGGCGTGATCTCCTTGAAGGGGATGCGAAGGGAGATGCGGCTGCCAATCCTGTGGCCTCAGGGCTGCTGAAGGCAATCGAGGTGTTCGACCTTCCGCGCCAGCCTCTGCTGAATATGCTCGATGCGCGCATCTTCGACCTCTATGACGATCCGATGCCGGATCGGTCCTCCCTTGAGGGCTATGCTGGTGAAACCGCCTCGGCATTGTTGCAACTCGCGGCGATGATCCTCGACCGCGAGGCCGCAACCGGCATCAGCGAGATCGCGGGCCATGCCGGTGTCGCCCAGGCCATTTCCGGCATCCTGTTGCTGATGCCTATTCATCGGCGTCGGGGGCAGGTTTATCTTCCGCAAGATATCCTTCGCGCGACCGGGCTGGATAGGGATATGCTTCTGCAGGCCGAAGGCGGGGGAAAACTTGACAATGCGATTCGCGCCTTCGTTGCTCTTGGACATGAGCATTTGGACAAGGCGCGTTCGGCTGGTGCTATTCCGAAAAACCTGATGCCCGCCTTCCTTCCCGTTAGCATTGTGCCGTCGATTCTGGCTCAGGCCGACCGGAAAGCAGGAAGCGTCTTGACCGATTTCTCCCCTTCGCCTCAATGGCTGCGCCAGATCCGGATGCTCAGAGGCCTTATCCGCAATCGTATTTGA
- a CDS encoding Mth938-like domain-containing protein: protein MARNVEIRDAHFPGRAPIDAYGNGGFRFADMSHRGSLLCLPSGIYGWEMTEGAPLDVSVFDRALAEAADFEFLLIGTGSDIRPIPAPLKAALRARGISSDPMGTGAAVRTYNIMLSESRPVAAALIAI from the coding sequence GTGGCAAGAAACGTCGAAATCCGTGATGCACATTTTCCTGGTCGAGCACCCATCGATGCCTATGGCAACGGTGGATTCCGCTTTGCGGACATGTCTCATCGCGGATCGCTTCTCTGTCTTCCCTCGGGCATCTATGGTTGGGAGATGACAGAAGGAGCGCCGCTGGATGTCTCTGTGTTTGATCGTGCTCTGGCAGAGGCGGCCGATTTTGAATTTTTGCTCATCGGCACCGGTAGCGACATCCGTCCGATCCCGGCGCCGTTGAAGGCTGCCTTGCGAGCCAGGGGAATTTCGTCTGATCCCATGGGAACTGGCGCGGCGGTTCGCACGTATAACATCATGCTCAGCGAATCGCGTCCGGTCGCTGCAGCCCTGATTGCAATCTGA
- the secDF gene encoding protein translocase subunit SecDF, whose protein sequence is MLYFSRWKTLFIWFVIAVSALIAVPNLFSNEQLAKLPHWFPTKKVTLGLDLQGGSHIMLKIERADILKERLETIVGDVRNVLREGNIRYAGLSGTGQQIQVRLTDVAQLDAAKTALQPLTNPVSAGSFGGTITEVTLQDEGNGQLRLNLTDAGIEYRMSSALTQSIEVVRRRVDELGTTEPLIQRQGTDRIIVQVPGLQDPQRLKALLNQTAKLSFHMVDTSMPVQEALNGRPPAASQIMYSTDDPAVPYLVERRALVSGENLVDAQASFNQQNNEPVVTFRFDSRGAQRFAQATQQNVGRPFAIVLDDQVISAPVIREPIVGGSGQISGNFTVQGANDLAVLLRAGALPATLTVVEERTVGPGLGADSIRAGVIASIIGAASVAFFMFAFYGFFGFLANVALAVNIVMILAVLSMIGSTLTLPGIAGIVLTMGMAVDSNVLIYERIREEVKSGRAIIPAIDSGFQRAFATIIDANLTTLIAAVVLFYLGSGPVRGFAVTLAIGIITTVFTAFTFTSWMFSLWIRRSKPKALPKGIRTGIFDGRGLPFMSIRKYNFGIAAALSIASLLAFATVGMNLGIDFKGGSIIELKAKQGDADIGDIRARLDQLNLGEVQAQGFGGTQDVLVRVQAQEGGENAEQSALERIRNELGTDYEFRRVEVVGPAVSGELSYSATLGVGIALLFILVYIWFRFEWQFAVGAIVATMHDVILTIGLFVLTGIEFNLTSIAAILTIVGYSLNDTVVVYDRMRENLRRYKKMPLTELIDISINQTLSRTVLTGLTTMIALSALYLFGGEVIRSFTFAMLFGVAIGTFSSIYIAAPILIAFRLRPDAFNKEAGDEKGKKPDSVASGKPSV, encoded by the coding sequence ATGCTTTACTTCTCCCGCTGGAAAACGCTTTTTATTTGGTTCGTCATCGCTGTCAGCGCGCTGATCGCGGTTCCGAACCTTTTCAGTAACGAGCAGTTGGCGAAACTACCGCACTGGTTTCCGACCAAGAAGGTCACACTCGGCCTCGACCTGCAGGGCGGGTCGCACATCATGCTCAAGATCGAGCGTGCGGATATCCTCAAAGAGCGTCTCGAGACGATCGTCGGCGATGTCAGAAACGTGCTTCGCGAAGGCAACATTCGCTACGCGGGCCTGAGTGGGACCGGCCAGCAGATCCAGGTGCGCTTGACGGATGTCGCGCAGTTGGATGCTGCCAAGACGGCGCTACAGCCACTGACCAACCCGGTGTCCGCTGGAAGTTTTGGTGGTACGATCACCGAAGTGACGCTTCAGGATGAAGGTAACGGACAGCTTCGACTGAACCTCACAGACGCTGGCATCGAGTACCGCATGTCGTCTGCCCTGACGCAGTCGATTGAGGTCGTTCGCCGCCGCGTTGACGAGTTGGGTACGACAGAGCCGCTCATTCAGCGTCAGGGAACCGATCGCATCATTGTGCAGGTGCCGGGCCTGCAGGATCCTCAGCGCCTGAAGGCGCTGCTGAACCAGACCGCCAAGCTTTCCTTCCACATGGTTGACACGTCCATGCCGGTCCAGGAGGCGCTGAATGGCCGCCCTCCGGCCGCCTCGCAGATCATGTATTCCACGGATGATCCGGCAGTTCCCTATCTGGTTGAGCGCCGTGCACTTGTGTCTGGTGAGAACCTTGTCGATGCGCAGGCGAGCTTCAACCAGCAGAACAATGAGCCTGTCGTTACATTCCGCTTCGACTCGCGCGGTGCGCAGCGTTTTGCGCAGGCAACACAGCAGAATGTCGGTCGTCCCTTTGCGATTGTTCTCGACGATCAGGTTATCTCTGCTCCCGTCATTCGTGAGCCAATTGTCGGCGGATCAGGCCAGATCTCCGGTAACTTCACGGTTCAGGGTGCAAACGATTTGGCCGTTCTTCTGCGCGCTGGCGCCTTGCCTGCGACGCTGACTGTGGTTGAAGAGCGCACGGTTGGTCCGGGTCTCGGTGCAGACTCCATCCGTGCGGGCGTCATCGCCAGCATCATCGGCGCCGCATCCGTCGCCTTCTTCATGTTTGCATTCTATGGCTTTTTCGGCTTTCTGGCCAACGTCGCGCTCGCGGTCAACATCGTGATGATCCTTGCGGTTCTGAGTATGATCGGCTCAACGCTGACGCTCCCTGGTATTGCCGGTATCGTCCTGACCATGGGCATGGCGGTCGATTCGAACGTTCTCATCTACGAGCGCATTCGTGAGGAAGTGAAAAGCGGGCGAGCAATAATTCCTGCCATCGATAGTGGCTTCCAGCGCGCATTCGCGACGATCATCGATGCCAACCTCACAACTCTGATCGCTGCGGTGGTGCTCTTCTATCTCGGCTCTGGTCCGGTCCGCGGATTTGCCGTCACGCTGGCCATCGGTATCATCACCACGGTCTTCACAGCCTTCACCTTCACGAGCTGGATGTTCTCTCTCTGGATCCGCCGGTCGAAGCCGAAGGCGCTGCCGAAGGGGATACGGACTGGCATTTTCGACGGGCGTGGCCTGCCATTCATGTCGATCCGCAAATACAACTTCGGCATTGCGGCTGCCCTGTCCATCGCATCGCTTCTTGCATTTGCGACGGTTGGCATGAACCTCGGCATCGACTTCAAGGGCGGTTCGATCATCGAACTCAAGGCAAAGCAGGGCGATGCCGACATCGGCGATATTCGCGCCCGGCTTGATCAGTTGAACCTCGGAGAGGTCCAGGCGCAGGGCTTTGGCGGTACGCAGGACGTTCTGGTGCGTGTACAGGCGCAAGAGGGTGGTGAGAATGCTGAGCAATCTGCGCTCGAACGCATTCGCAACGAGCTTGGCACTGATTACGAATTCCGTCGCGTGGAAGTCGTCGGTCCGGCTGTATCGGGTGAACTATCCTACAGCGCGACGCTGGGTGTTGGAATCGCGTTGCTTTTCATTCTGGTCTACATCTGGTTCCGCTTCGAGTGGCAGTTTGCGGTAGGTGCGATCGTTGCGACGATGCACGATGTGATCCTGACGATTGGCCTCTTCGTTCTGACGGGCATCGAGTTCAATCTCACCAGTATCGCGGCGATCCTGACCATTGTCGGTTACTCGTTGAACGATACTGTGGTGGTCTATGACCGGATGCGGGAAAACCTTCGTCGCTATAAGAAGATGCCGTTGACCGAACTCATCGACATTTCCATCAACCAGACGCTGTCCCGCACGGTCTTGACCGGCCTGACAACGATGATTGCACTTTCCGCATTGTATCTGTTTGGCGGCGAGGTCATTCGCTCCTTCACCTTCGCAATGCTCTTCGGCGTGGCAATCGGTACATTCTCGTCCATCTATATCGCTGCACCGATCCTGATTGCCTTCCGTCTGCGGCCCGATGCCTTCAACAAGGAGGCAGGCGACGAAAAGGGGAAGAAGCCCGATAGCGTAGCCAGCGGAAAGCCGAGCGTTTAA
- the yajC gene encoding preprotein translocase subunit YajC: MFITEAFAQAQGAAPAGSAFGSGLEMLFLFAPLMVVWYFFLIRPQRAQMKKRQETLSNIRRGDQVVMGGGISGKVTKVVDDNELEVEIAEGVRVRVMRSYVAEVRVKGEPVKTEAA; the protein is encoded by the coding sequence ATGTTCATTACTGAAGCATTCGCCCAAGCCCAGGGCGCTGCGCCCGCTGGATCCGCCTTCGGTTCCGGCCTCGAAATGCTTTTCCTTTTCGCACCCCTGATGGTGGTCTGGTATTTCTTCCTGATCCGCCCGCAGCGCGCGCAGATGAAGAAGCGGCAGGAAACGCTTTCGAACATTCGTCGCGGCGATCAGGTTGTCATGGGTGGCGGGATCTCCGGCAAAGTCACCAAGGTTGTTGATGACAACGAACTCGAAGTGGAAATCGCGGAAGGTGTGCGTGTGCGCGTGATGCGTTCCTACGTCGCTGAAGTCCGCGTCAAGGGCGAGCCGGTCAAGACTGAAGCCGCCTAA